One region of Ardenticatenales bacterium genomic DNA includes:
- a CDS encoding GNAT family N-acetyltransferase, with amino-acid sequence MVPPPDANRQPALRDASIIRHYRGGYKLCYNFPMLLPLQTDRLVLRDFVEGDFEAFHATTNDPEYGQFYAVRETTRSFWWEVFARIRAGISAEPRLVYQLAITLPAGDLIGTCGVRSEDAENGQASFGCAIARPYWGHGYAYEASRAILDAGFSTLRLHRIYAETISENARARALAERLGMRLEGELRERKFFRDRWWHIAIYAVLAHEWAEGRE; translated from the coding sequence TTGGTCCCGCCGCCAGACGCAAACCGGCAGCCAGCGTTGCGCGACGCCTCCATTATCCGCCATTATCGCGGCGGTTACAAACTGTGTTACAATTTCCCCATGCTGCTTCCTCTGCAAACCGACCGACTTGTGCTCCGCGATTTTGTCGAAGGTGATTTTGAGGCCTTCCATGCGACGACGAATGATCCCGAATACGGCCAGTTTTATGCGGTGCGGGAGACAACCCGGTCGTTTTGGTGGGAGGTATTTGCGCGGATTCGTGCCGGCATTTCCGCCGAACCGCGCCTGGTATATCAACTCGCCATCACCCTGCCCGCCGGCGACCTGATTGGCACCTGCGGCGTGCGCAGCGAAGACGCCGAAAACGGCCAGGCCTCCTTCGGCTGCGCCATCGCCCGCCCCTACTGGGGGCATGGCTACGCCTACGAAGCCAGCCGCGCCATCCTGGATGCCGGCTTCTCCACCCTGCGCCTCCACCGCATCTACGCCGAAACCATCAGCGAGAACGCGCGCGCCCGCGCCCTGGCGGAACGGCTGGGCATGCGCCTGGAAGGGGAACTGCGGGAACGGAAATTTTTCCGCGACCGCTGGTGGCATATCGCCATCTACGCCGTTCTCGCGCATGAATGGGCGGAGGGCCGGGAATAG
- a CDS encoding CoA-transferase subunit beta — MNDYTPSELMIVNAARALQGSRVVFVGVGLPNIACNLARRTHSPDIELVYESGVFGAQPARLPLSIGDPTLVSRATAVTSMFDLFLFYLQGGLVDVALLGGAQIDRFGNLNSTVVGAYDQPKVRLPGSGGAAEIAINARKILIIMRLKKRAFVPKLDFRTSPGHLGAGTDRAAWGIPGSGPQLVITDKALFDFSGPDQEMTLVELAAGETAESIQAEVGWPLRVSPQLHMMTPPAAAELAVIREQLDPQGLYR, encoded by the coding sequence ATGAATGATTATACCCCTTCGGAATTGATGATCGTGAATGCGGCGCGGGCGCTGCAAGGCAGCCGCGTCGTTTTTGTGGGCGTGGGGCTGCCGAATATCGCCTGCAACCTGGCGCGCCGCACCCATTCCCCGGACATTGAACTGGTGTATGAGAGCGGCGTGTTTGGGGCGCAGCCGGCGCGGCTGCCGCTGTCCATCGGCGATCCCACACTGGTGAGCCGGGCCACGGCGGTGACGAGCATGTTTGACCTGTTCCTGTTCTATTTGCAAGGCGGACTGGTGGATGTGGCGTTGTTGGGCGGGGCGCAGATTGACCGCTTTGGTAATCTGAATTCCACGGTGGTGGGGGCGTATGATCAGCCGAAGGTGCGGCTGCCCGGTTCCGGCGGGGCGGCGGAAATTGCGATCAATGCGCGCAAGATTTTGATCATCATGCGGCTGAAGAAGCGGGCGTTTGTGCCCAAACTGGATTTTCGCACCAGCCCGGGGCATTTGGGCGCGGGCACGGATCGGGCGGCGTGGGGGATTCCGGGGAGCGGGCCGCAGTTGGTGATCACGGATAAGGCGCTGTTTGATTTTAGCGGTCCGGATCAGGAGATGACGCTGGTGGAACTGGCGGCGGGGGAGACGGCGGAGAGCATTCAAGCGGAGGTGGGCTGGCCGCTGCGGGTTTCGCCGCAACTGCATATGATGACGCCTCCGGCGGCAGCGGAACTGGCCGTTATCCGGGAGCAACTGGACCCGCAAGGGTTGTATCGCTAG
- a CDS encoding MFS transporter, whose translation MTWFKTRAGLLWREMPAQYRANFIHLFLDIAWFGVLSGSAVAFISVYIVRLGGNGFQIGLVSAIPAIISIAIALPSGWWLNHLRIDKAVFWSSVLFRFFYLLWVPIPLLFTPAGQIWAFLVIILVMSLPGTMLAVGFNALFAAAVPPEWRGQVVGVRNALLAITFTLTSLLSGYLLSHLAFPLGYQVVFAIGFLGAAMSSLHLWRVRVPPPVGLQHNHRGLGDIARPGFVRSLGDTIRPAAGLRYLLERQTLRPPSLRVWRGAFAPVLLVLFAFHLTQYLAIPLFPLFWVERLQLTDQVISLGNAVFYVVVFLGSTQLGRISQRWGHHRVMVTGALVMSLYPFLTSQMRSIGLFLFTQVVGGVSWTLAGGALANYILEHIPDDDRPAHLAWYNMALNVAILFGSLVGPFVAHKVGLVTALAGIALLRLGSAVAIWRWGNGRTRSD comes from the coding sequence ATGACGTGGTTCAAAACGAGAGCGGGGTTGTTGTGGCGGGAAATGCCGGCACAATACCGCGCCAACTTCATTCATCTTTTCCTCGACATTGCCTGGTTTGGCGTCCTCAGCGGCAGCGCGGTCGCCTTCATCAGCGTCTACATCGTGCGCCTCGGCGGCAACGGCTTTCAGATCGGCCTCGTCAGCGCCATTCCCGCCATCATCTCCATCGCCATTGCCCTTCCTTCCGGCTGGTGGCTTAATCACCTACGCATCGACAAAGCCGTCTTCTGGTCGTCCGTCCTCTTTCGCTTCTTCTACCTGCTCTGGGTTCCCATTCCCCTCCTGTTTACCCCCGCGGGCCAGATATGGGCCTTCCTGGTAATCATCCTCGTCATGAGCTTGCCGGGAACCATGTTGGCCGTCGGTTTCAACGCCCTTTTTGCCGCCGCCGTGCCGCCCGAATGGCGCGGGCAAGTGGTAGGCGTGCGTAACGCCCTCCTGGCCATCACCTTCACCCTCACCTCGCTACTCAGCGGCTATCTGCTTTCTCATCTGGCCTTTCCCCTCGGCTACCAGGTCGTGTTCGCCATTGGATTCCTGGGTGCGGCCATGAGCAGCTTGCATTTGTGGCGCGTGCGCGTGCCGCCGCCGGTTGGTTTGCAGCACAATCATCGTGGTTTGGGGGACATTGCCCGTCCCGGATTTGTGCGCTCCCTGGGGGACACCATCCGCCCCGCCGCCGGGCTACGCTATCTGCTGGAACGCCAGACCCTGCGCCCGCCCAGTTTGCGCGTCTGGCGCGGCGCCTTTGCTCCCGTTTTACTGGTGCTGTTCGCCTTTCACCTGACGCAATACCTGGCGATTCCTCTGTTCCCGCTCTTTTGGGTGGAGCGACTGCAATTGACGGACCAGGTCATTAGTCTGGGCAATGCCGTGTTCTATGTGGTCGTCTTCCTCGGTTCCACCCAGTTGGGGCGTATCAGCCAACGCTGGGGACACCATCGCGTGATGGTGACGGGGGCGTTGGTGATGAGCCTCTACCCCTTTCTCACGTCACAGATGCGCAGCATTGGCTTGTTTCTGTTCACGCAGGTCGTCGGCGGCGTTTCCTGGACGCTGGCGGGCGGCGCGTTGGCGAATTACATTCTGGAGCATATTCCCGATGATGATCGCCCTGCGCATCTGGCGTGGTACAACATGGCTTTGAACGTGGCGATTCTGTTTGGCTCGTTGGTGGGACCATTTGTGGCGCACAAGGTGGGGCTGGTGACGGCCCTGGCGGGGATCGCTCTGCTGCGCCTGGGCAGTGCGGTGGCTATCTGGCGCTGGGGGAATGGGCGGACGCGGAGTGATTGA
- a CDS encoding pentapeptide repeat-containing protein, translating to MTETNGNVTFASRQEFMKALRKNRNMAHAKLTGLDLSRLTLSGVNLLDASLAQSQLIGTKLVGANLEQGDLSEANATNASFVGVNLRQSKLVKAELPDTRLVGVNLAEADLTGADMRNSQLVGVDVRGADFSDVDTTGARARNVDWEKAKVPPAVLPEPLPAVPPWLPALFGFITVLLVIFFLRRRRQK from the coding sequence ATGACCGAAACCAATGGAAACGTAACATTCGCCTCACGGCAGGAATTCATGAAGGCGCTGCGGAAAAACCGCAACATGGCGCACGCCAAGTTGACCGGGCTGGACCTTTCCCGGCTCACGCTCAGCGGCGTCAACTTGCTTGACGCCAGCCTGGCGCAATCGCAGTTGATCGGCACCAAGCTGGTCGGCGCCAACCTGGAACAGGGTGACTTGAGCGAGGCCAATGCCACCAACGCGAGCTTCGTCGGCGTTAATCTGAGACAAAGCAAACTGGTGAAAGCGGAACTCCCTGATACGCGCCTGGTGGGTGTGAATCTGGCGGAAGCCGACCTCACGGGCGCGGACATGCGTAACAGTCAACTTGTGGGCGTGGATGTGCGTGGCGCGGATTTTAGCGACGTAGACACGACCGGGGCGCGCGCCCGCAATGTTGATTGGGAAAAGGCGAAAGTGCCGCCCGCGGTTTTGCCTGAACCGCTGCCCGCCGTGCCGCCGTGGTTGCCGGCATTGTTCGGCTTCATCACGGTCCTGCTGGTTATCTTCTTCCTGCGGCGCAGACGGCAAAAATAA